The genomic window GCTGCGCTGGGTCGTCATGCTGGCACCGCTCGGACTGGTCTTCTTCCTTAGCTTCCGTATTCAGAACATGAGCGTTTCCGCGGCTCAGTCGACCTTCTGGGTTTATGCCGCTCTCATGGGCGTGTCGCTGTCCTCGATCTTCCTCAGATATACTGAAGGAAGCATTGTACAGACGTTCTTCGTGACCGCTGCTTCGTTCGGCGCGCTCTCGCTTTACGGCTATACGACGAAGAAGGACCTCTCCGGCATGGGGTCGTTCCTGATCATGGGTCTGTTCGGCCTCATCATCGCCTCCATCGTCAATATTTTCCTTGGTTCCGGCGCCCTGCAGTTCGCGATCTCCGCGATCGGCGTGCTGATCTTCGCAGGCCTGACCGCCTACGACACCCAGAAGATCAAGGAAATGTATTTCGATGCCGACGATGTTGCCGTGGCTGGCCGCAAGGCTATCATGGGCGCGCTGACGCTCTATCTTGACTTCATCAACCTCTTCACCTTCCTGCTGCAGTTCCTCGGTAACCGCAACGACTAAGGCTGAGAGGCTTTGAGACGGACATGCGAAAGGCGGCCCTTCGGCCGCCTTTTTAATTGCGAATAGCCATTACACACATTGGCGGCCCACCCGTTCTTCATGAGAGGCAGACCCGCCAGTCAAAGTTCACTCGATGAGCTTCAGAACCTTGTCGAAAACCTTGAGAACCTGCGGCAGCTCATGGCCGCGCTTGAGAATGCGCCCGTCCACATTCACCACGCAATAGGCGCCCTGTTTCGTCGCCAGCTTGGGGTTCTTCTCGATCCTGTAAAGCGGCATTTCACCCGAACGTTTGAAGACAGAAAACACCGCCTTCTCCTTCAGATGGTCGATGGCGTAGTCGCGCCATTCTCCCTCCCCCACCATGCGGCCATAGATACGCAGGATGGCATCCAGCTCGCGGCGGTGAAAGGTGACCGGCAAAGGGTCCTTATTCGTCTTATATTCACGGAGATCGATAACGGTGGAATTGTCGCGTGAAGCGGTCTGCACCTGCTGCACATCCGGTTGATCGGTCATCCAATACCTCCGAATCCACCCAAATCATCAGATCAATGTGAGCCCGAGGCAGCGAAATTGCAAGCCTTGCGCCATCAAGAGGGTTTGACAGGCTTCGGGCAGCGATGAAGCAGGAGGCGATGCCGGACCGCCGGCCGCAAGGCCCATAAAGAGGCTGCCGCCATAAAAGCAGAGGTAAAAATTGGTAACCATTTAGGCACCCTTTTTAGGGGAGCCTGCCGTATTTCGGTCAAACCATGGCCTGAATTGGGTGGAATAGTCCTATTGTCAATTGATGCCTAGGCACCAAGATGACCCGGTCCGGTGCATTGACCCTTTACCCCCAGCCCCCAATGCCCGGATCGGATCTTCCATCGCCAGAGCGGCGATTACTGTGTTTCATTCCCCAGCAGAATACTTGCGCCGACGATAGCCGCCGGATCGCCGCTGGCATTTGCCGTCTGCAACAGCACGGCACAGCCACCCTTTTTCACCTTTGCCACCACGCTTGCCGGAAGCTTCACCGTCATCGGTGAACCATCCCACATACCGACGGTCTGCACATCGTAGACGCTGTGCCAGTAGGACATTTTTTTCCCCTGGTTCTCGCCCTTCTGCACGTCCACAGTCTGTTCGCGCGTGAAGTAGGCAACCACGACATCGGCCTTGCCATTGCCCGCGCCAATATCGATCTCCACCTCCTCACCGGCAAATTTCGACGATACTGGAACGTTCAGTCCCTGGCCTTCCCGCTTGAAGGCATCAAGCCTGTCATAGATACCACGGACGTCGGCACCCTTGACGTGGTCCCGGCCGTTCAGAATGGCCTGCGGCGTATAGACCCCGTTGCGGCCGAGCGCGCGCATATAGCCATATTGCCGGTCGGTATTTTCCTTCGATGCCAGCGAATCGGTCCAGCCGAGATAATTCCAGTAATCGACATGGTAGGAAAGACCAACGACATCGCCCTTCTGGATCATCTTGCGCAGGGCCTCATCCGCCGGTGGGCAGGAGGCGCATCCCTGCGACGTGAACAATTCGACAACGCCCTTCACGGCCTCCTGCGCCTGCGCGGAGGTGACGAGGAACGTGCCGAGAAGACATATCGACAGGGGGAATTTCAGCGGCATTACAAAAACCTTTGTCCGGAAGAAATCCAGACGAATTGATGTGATCAATCCTGCCGGGATACAAACCGGAAAATAACGTCTATTGCCCCTCAATAGAAAGTCACGAAGGGGTGAGCGACAATCACAAAAAACGAGCCCAGGAAATGGAAAGACGCCGGGATTTCTCCCGGCGCCTTGGATTGTTGAAGTTCAGGCGGCCAGATCGCGAAGAACGGTCTGCAGAATACCGCCATTGTTCATGTAGATCACTTCATCAAGCGTATCGATGCGGCAAAGAAGCGGAACTTCCTTCACTGAACCGTCGCTGTAGGTGATCTTGGCGATCTTCTTTTCACGCGGCTTGATTTCGCCTTCGAGACCGTCGATCTCGACGACTTCATCACCCTTGAGATCGAGGCTCGCCCACGTCGTGCCCTCCTCGAAGACGAACGGAACGACACCCATGCCGACGAGGTTGGAGCGGTGAATACGCTCGAAGGACTGCGCAATCACAGCCTTGACGCCGAGCAGGTTTGTACCCTTCGCCGCCCAGTCGCGGGACGAGCCGTTACCATATTCGACACCGGCAAAGATGACGAGCGGGACGCCTTCCGCCTTGTATTTCATGGCAGCGTCGTAAATCGACATCTCTTCCTTGGACGGATAGTGGATGGTGTAGCCACCTTCCTTACCGTTCGGGCCGAGCATGTGGTTGCGGATGCGGATATTGGCGAAGGTGCCGCGCATCATCACTTCATGATTGCCACGACGCGTGCCGTACTGGTTGAAGTCGGCAACGGCAACGCCATTTTCCGTCAGATAGGCGCCAGCCGGCGAGGCAGCTTTGATCGACCCGGCCGGGGAAATATGGTCGGTCGTGATCTTGTCGCCGAACAGGCCAAGGACGCGCGCACCCTTGATGTTCTTGAGGCCAGTGCCTTTTTTGCCCATGCCCACGAAGTAAGGCGGGTTCTGGACATAGGTCGACTGGTCATCCCAGGCATAGGTCTGGCCCGGCGGAACCTGAACGGCCTGCCAGTTCGCATCCCCCTTGAACACATCAGCATATTTCGTTTCATAAAGCTCGCGGGTGACGTATTTCAGGATGAATTCCTGGATTTCCTTCGAGGTCGGCCAGATATCCTTGAGATAAACAGGATTGCCATTCTGGTCGTCGCCGATCGGCTCCTTGGTCAGGTCCTTCTGGACCGTGCCGGCAAGAGCATAGGCCACGACGAGCGGCGGCGATGCCAGATAGTTCGCCTGAACGTCAGGCGAAATGCGGCCTTCGAAGTTGCGGTTGCCCGAGAGAACGCCTGATGTGATCAGGCCCTTGTCGTTGATCGTCTTGGAGATCGCAGGCGGAAGCGGACCGGAATTGCCGATGCAGGTAGTGCAGCCGAAACCGACGAGATTGAAGCCGATCGCATCGAGATCCTTCTGCAGACCTGACTTGTCGAGATATTCGGCAACGACCTGCGATCCGGGTGCAAGCGAGGTCTTCACCCACGGCTTTGACTTCAGCCCCCTGGCGACCGCATTGCGGGCGAGAAGGCCGGCGGCGATGAGAACCGAAGGGTTGGAGGTGTTGGTGCAGGAGGTGATGGCCGCAATCGCCACATCGCCATGGCCGAGATCAAAATCTTCGCCCTCAACCGCATAGCGGCTATGGAGCTGGCCGGGCTTCTTGTAGTCGTTCTCAAGAGCCGTCGCGAAATTAGGCGCGATGGTTTCGAGCGGCAGGCGGCCTTCCGGACGCTTGGGGCCAGCCATGGAGGGCACGACGTCACCGAGATCAAGTTCCAGCGTGTCGGTGAAGACGAGGTCGGAACCATCGCCGGTGCGCCACATGTCCTGCGCCTTCGAATAGGCTTCGACAAGGGCAATACGGTCCTTGGCACGGCCGGACATGGTCAGGTAGTTGATGGTTTCACCGTCAACCGGGAAGAAGCCGCAGGTCGCGCCATATTCCGGGCCCATGTTACCGATGGTCGCACGGTCGGCGAGAGACATCGAATCAAGGCCGGGACCGAAGAATTCGACGAACTTTGAAACCACGCCCTTCTTGCGCAGCATCTGCACGACGGTCAGCACGAGGTCGGTCGCGGTGACACCTTCCTTCACCTTGCCGGTCAGCTTGAAGCCGATGACCTCGGGCAGAAGCATGGAGACCGGCTGGCCGAGCATCGCCGCTTCAGCCTCGATACCGCCAACACCCCAGCCGAGAACGCCAAGACCATTGATCATGGTCGTGTGCGAATCGGTGCCGACGCAGGTATCCGGATAAGCGATGGTCTCGCCATCCTCTTCCTTGGTCCACACCGTCTGGCCGAGATATTCGAGGTTGACCTGGTGACAGATGCCGGTGCCGGGCGGAACGACGCGGAAGTTCTTGAACGCCTGCTGGCCCCACTTCAGGAAGCGGTAACGCTCGCCGTTGCGCTCATATTCGAGCTCCACGTTGCGGGCAAAGGCGCTCGGCGTGCCGAATTCGTCAACGATAACAGAGTGGTCGATGACGAGATCGACGGGAACGAGCGGATTGATCTTTTCCGGATCGCCACCCAGCGCCTTGAGGCCGTCACGCATAGCGGCAAGGTCGACCACGGCGGGAACGCCGGTAAAGTCCTGCATCAGAACGCGGGCGGGGCGGTAGGCGATTTCGGTTTCGGTCAGGCCCTTATTGTTCAGCCATTCGGAAACCGCAAGAATGTGCTCCTTGGTGACGGACTGGCCGTCCTCGAAACGCAGCAAGTTTTCGAGCAGAACCTTCATGGAATAGGGCAGCTTGGAAACGCCCTTGAGGCCATTGGCTTCAGCCTTGGGAAGGCTGAAATAGACGTATTCCTTACCATCAACGGTAAGGATGGAACGACATTGAAAACTGTCGAGTGATTTGGGCATGGATTAAAACCCCGCTTACACTGATAGCCAACACGTTCGTGCGGACACCTATGCACTCAAGCACATCAGGATGCGGGTACGACCATTTCCGCTGTCCGCACGTGAAAATTGCTCCTCGCAATCGTCAAGTCCGGCGCAAGATGATGTTCACGCCGGCCGCTGGCGTGTTGACACCCATATAGATAATTTCAGAGAAACGTGCCAGACCATTCAACGAAGCTAATCGATTTTTTTATCGAGATGACGAAATCTTAAACGGAACCGCAGCATGGATTTGACGGCGGAAAATCTTGGCGTGCGACGCGGCGAAGATTTCATATTCATGAACATTTCCTTCAAGTTAAGCGACGGAGAGGCGCTGGTGCTGACCGGCCGCAATGGCTCGGGAAAATCCACGCTTCTGCGCACGGTGGCCGGCCTGTTGCGTCCCGAACAGGGGCGGGTAAAGATAGCCGGCGAAGGAATTGACGCCGAGATGTGGCCGTCGGAGGCCTGCCATTATCTCGGCCATCGCAATGCGATGAAAACCGAACTGACGGTCGCGGAAAATCTGCGCTTCTGGAAGGACTTCCTCGGCGATTTTCCAGGTGGCACGGGCGTGGCGATCGATGAGGCAGCGGAGATCGTCGGTCTCGCCGGCATCACCCACCTGCCCTTTGGTTATCTCTCGGCCGGCCAGCAGCGGCGTTTTGCGATGGCGAAGCTCCTTGTCGCCTGGCGGCCGGTGTGGATTCTCGACGAGCCAACGGCGGCGCTGGACAGGGCTGCGGACGCCATGTTTACCGATCTCGTGAAAAGCCATCTGGGGAAAGGCGGGATCGTGCTGGCTGCGACCCATCAGCCTTTGGGGCTGGACAAGGCGCGGGAGTTGCAGATGACGGGTTTTGCGGGTGTGGAGGCTTAGGCATGATGGTGATGTGCACGCGGCTTACCCCCCTCTGCCCTGCCGGGCATCTCCCCCTCAAGGGGGGAGATCGGCAAGCGGCTCTCCCGCCACTTCATTCTCAAGCTCTTAGATGTGCGAGACCTCACCGCAAATCGATCTCCCCCCTTGAGGGGGAGATGCCAGGCAGGGCAGAGGGGGGTAAAGCCCCAGACGCGGAGCAACCCCAATGACCGCCCTCTTCCTCCGCGATATCAAACTCTCCATCCGCGCCGGCGGCGGCGCCTTGATCGGCGTGCTGTTCTTCATGACCGTGGTTGCCGTCATCCCCTTCGGCGTCGGGCCCGATCTCAACCTGCTCGCCCGCATCGGCCCGGCCATCGTCTGGATCGGTGCGCTTCTATCCGCCCTTCTCGGCCTCGATCGGCTGTTTCAGGCCGAACGGGATGACGGTTCGCTCGATCTCATCCTGATGCAGGAAACCCCGCTGGTGCTCACGGTCTTCGTCAAATGCCTGGCGCATTGGGTCACGACCGGCCTGCCGCTGGTGCTGGCATCGCCGCTGCTCGGCCTGTTCATGAATATGGACGAGGTGGCGATCGGTGCGGTGATGCTCACGCTTCTCGTCGGCTCACCCGCCATCACCTTCATCGGCGCGGTGGGGGCGGCAGTTGCCGTTGCCCTGCCGCGCGGCGGGCTTCTCGTTTCCATCCTCGTCCTGCCACTCGCCATTCCGGTGCTGATCTTCGGCGTCAGCGCTTCCTATGCGGCAGTGCAGGACCCCGCACCCTTCCTGCCGCCATTTCTCATTCTCGGCGCGATCACGTTATTTTCAGCCGTGACCGGCCCTTTCTTTGCCGCCTTGGCACTGCGCAATGTTATGGATTGACGAAACCGTGATGGACGATCCCCTGTTGACAGGGATCAATTGCGGGACGGCCATTCTCGGGTTACACAAACGACATGAACGAGCAGACCTTCACCATCACCAAATTCAGCGATCTCGCCAACCCCACCCGGTTTCTGGCGCTGGCGGCCCGCATTCTGCCCTGGCTCGCTGCACTCACGGCGCTGGTGCTGGCCGCTGGTCTTTATCTGTCCTTCACGTCAGAAGGTGATTACCAGCAGGGTTACACCGTACGCATCATGTATGTGCATGTGCCCTCCGCCTGGCTGGCGATGATGTGTTATTCGGTCATGGCGGTCTCGGCCATCGGCACGCTCGTCTGGCGTCATCCTCTCGCGGATGTCAGCCATAAGGCCGCCGCCCCCATCGGCGCGGCCTTCACGCTGATTGCGCTCATCACCGGCTCACTCTGGGGCAAGCCCATGTGGGGAACCTGGTGGGTGTGGGATGCGCGGCTCACCTCCGTTTTCGTGCTTTTCCTGATGTATCTCGGGCTGATCGCACTCAACCGCGCCATGGACGATCCTTCCAGAGCCGCCCGCGTCAGCGCCGTGCTGATCCTCGTCGGTTTCGTGAATATTCCCATCATCAAGTTTTCGGTCGAGTGGTGGAATACGCTGCACCAGCCGGCGAGTGTCATCCGCATGGGCGGTTCCGCCATCGATGCGGAGTTTCTCTGGCCGCTTCTGACCATGGCGATCGGTTTCACGCTGCTGTTCTTCACCTTGCACATCGCCGCCATGCGTAATGAAATCTGGCGCCGGCGCGTGGCCGCGCAGCGGCGACTTGCCGCACGCATGGCCAACCGGGAGGGCTGATGGGATGACACACGCCTTTTATATCGGCATGTCCTATGCAGCGACCGGCCTTGTCGTTCTCTGTCTCATCGCCTGGGTCGCTATGGACGGTCAGGCGCGCAAACGGGAACTGAAGCAACTCGAAGCATCCGGCGTTCGCCGCAGGGCGAGAGCCGGTTCTGTGGGTGATGCGCAATGACGCAGACCGACCACGACACCAAGGTCAAAACAACAGGCCGCGCCCGTTATGCGCTGGCGCTGTTGCCGCTTCTGCTGTTTGGTGGTTTTGCCCTCATTGCCGGCAAGATGCTCTATGATCAGGATGTGAATGGGCTTGATATCAGCGCCATTCCCTCCGCACTCATCGGCACCAAGGCACCCTCCTTGTCGCTGCCGCCGCTGGAGGGCTCCACCCTGCCGGCGCTCACCGATGCCGCTATCAAGGGCAAGCTGACGCTGGTCAATGTCTTCGCTTCCTGGTGCATTCCCTGCCGACAGGAGCACCCGCTGCTTCAGGAATTGTCAAAGGATAACCGCATCACCGTCGTCGGTATCAATTACAAGGACAAGCCGGACAATGCGCTGCGCTTCCTCGGTGAACTCGGTAATCCATTTGCCGCGATAGGCATCGATCCGAACGGCAAGGCGGCAATCGACTGGGGTGTTTATGGCATTCCCGAAAGTTATCTGGTTGGTGCTGATGGCACGATCCTTTATAAAAAGGTCGGTCCCTTCGATGCCCGCAGCATAGAGCGCGACCTGCTGCCGGCCATCGCGGCGGCGGCAGGAAAGTAGCCGCCGCGCCAGAAGGGTGTCATGCCTTGGTAATGACCCTCAGCGCAGGCCCTTCCGCAGGCAAACGTATGCCTTCCAGCACGACCTGATCGCGACCGCCACGCTTTGCGGCATAAAGACTGTCATCGGCCCGCTTGATG from Agrobacterium tumefaciens includes these protein-coding regions:
- a CDS encoding DUF1223 domain-containing protein — its product is MPLKFPLSICLLGTFLVTSAQAQEAVKGVVELFTSQGCASCPPADEALRKMIQKGDVVGLSYHVDYWNYLGWTDSLASKENTDRQYGYMRALGRNGVYTPQAILNGRDHVKGADVRGIYDRLDAFKREGQGLNVPVSSKFAGEEVEIDIGAGNGKADVVVAYFTREQTVDVQKGENQGKKMSYWHSVYDVQTVGMWDGSPMTVKLPASVVAKVKKGGCAVLLQTANASGDPAAIVGASILLGNETQ
- the acnA gene encoding aconitate hydratase AcnA; its protein translation is MPKSLDSFQCRSILTVDGKEYVYFSLPKAEANGLKGVSKLPYSMKVLLENLLRFEDGQSVTKEHILAVSEWLNNKGLTETEIAYRPARVLMQDFTGVPAVVDLAAMRDGLKALGGDPEKINPLVPVDLVIDHSVIVDEFGTPSAFARNVELEYERNGERYRFLKWGQQAFKNFRVVPPGTGICHQVNLEYLGQTVWTKEEDGETIAYPDTCVGTDSHTTMINGLGVLGWGVGGIEAEAAMLGQPVSMLLPEVIGFKLTGKVKEGVTATDLVLTVVQMLRKKGVVSKFVEFFGPGLDSMSLADRATIGNMGPEYGATCGFFPVDGETINYLTMSGRAKDRIALVEAYSKAQDMWRTGDGSDLVFTDTLELDLGDVVPSMAGPKRPEGRLPLETIAPNFATALENDYKKPGQLHSRYAVEGEDFDLGHGDVAIAAITSCTNTSNPSVLIAAGLLARNAVARGLKSKPWVKTSLAPGSQVVAEYLDKSGLQKDLDAIGFNLVGFGCTTCIGNSGPLPPAISKTINDKGLITSGVLSGNRNFEGRISPDVQANYLASPPLVVAYALAGTVQKDLTKEPIGDDQNGNPVYLKDIWPTSKEIQEFILKYVTRELYETKYADVFKGDANWQAVQVPPGQTYAWDDQSTYVQNPPYFVGMGKKGTGLKNIKGARVLGLFGDKITTDHISPAGSIKAASPAGAYLTENGVAVADFNQYGTRRGNHEVMMRGTFANIRIRNHMLGPNGKEGGYTIHYPSKEEMSIYDAAMKYKAEGVPLVIFAGVEYGNGSSRDWAAKGTNLLGVKAVIAQSFERIHRSNLVGMGVVPFVFEEGTTWASLDLKGDEVVEIDGLEGEIKPREKKIAKITYSDGSVKEVPLLCRIDTLDEVIYMNNGGILQTVLRDLAA
- a CDS encoding DsbE family thiol:disulfide interchange protein, which produces MTQTDHDTKVKTTGRARYALALLPLLLFGGFALIAGKMLYDQDVNGLDISAIPSALIGTKAPSLSLPPLEGSTLPALTDAAIKGKLTLVNVFASWCIPCRQEHPLLQELSKDNRITVVGINYKDKPDNALRFLGELGNPFAAIGIDPNGKAAIDWGVYGIPESYLVGADGTILYKKVGPFDARSIERDLLPAIAAAAGK
- the ccmD gene encoding heme exporter protein CcmD yields the protein MTHAFYIGMSYAATGLVVLCLIAWVAMDGQARKRELKQLEASGVRRRARAGSVGDAQ
- a CDS encoding Bax inhibitor-1/YccA family protein, giving the protein MADFNNYQNRMAQTRAQSGAMIDEGLRAYMLKVYNLMALALVITGVAAFGFAMLATTTDPAAAVATLPNGKMLTSLGALVYASPLRWVVMLAPLGLVFFLSFRIQNMSVSAAQSTFWVYAALMGVSLSSIFLRYTEGSIVQTFFVTAASFGALSLYGYTTKKDLSGMGSFLIMGLFGLIIASIVNIFLGSGALQFAISAIGVLIFAGLTAYDTQKIKEMYFDADDVAVAGRKAIMGALTLYLDFINLFTFLLQFLGNRND
- the ccmA gene encoding heme ABC exporter ATP-binding protein CcmA is translated as MDLTAENLGVRRGEDFIFMNISFKLSDGEALVLTGRNGSGKSTLLRTVAGLLRPEQGRVKIAGEGIDAEMWPSEACHYLGHRNAMKTELTVAENLRFWKDFLGDFPGGTGVAIDEAAEIVGLAGITHLPFGYLSAGQQRRFAMAKLLVAWRPVWILDEPTAALDRAADAMFTDLVKSHLGKGGIVLAATHQPLGLDKARELQMTGFAGVEA
- a CDS encoding DUF2794 domain-containing protein produces the protein MTDQPDVQQVQTASRDNSTVIDLREYKTNKDPLPVTFHRRELDAILRIYGRMVGEGEWRDYAIDHLKEKAVFSVFKRSGEMPLYRIEKNPKLATKQGAYCVVNVDGRILKRGHELPQVLKVFDKVLKLIE
- the ccmB gene encoding heme exporter protein CcmB yields the protein MTALFLRDIKLSIRAGGGALIGVLFFMTVVAVIPFGVGPDLNLLARIGPAIVWIGALLSALLGLDRLFQAERDDGSLDLILMQETPLVLTVFVKCLAHWVTTGLPLVLASPLLGLFMNMDEVAIGAVMLTLLVGSPAITFIGAVGAAVAVALPRGGLLVSILVLPLAIPVLIFGVSASYAAVQDPAPFLPPFLILGAITLFSAVTGPFFAALALRNVMD
- a CDS encoding heme ABC transporter permease codes for the protein MNEQTFTITKFSDLANPTRFLALAARILPWLAALTALVLAAGLYLSFTSEGDYQQGYTVRIMYVHVPSAWLAMMCYSVMAVSAIGTLVWRHPLADVSHKAAAPIGAAFTLIALITGSLWGKPMWGTWWVWDARLTSVFVLFLMYLGLIALNRAMDDPSRAARVSAVLILVGFVNIPIIKFSVEWWNTLHQPASVIRMGGSAIDAEFLWPLLTMAIGFTLLFFTLHIAAMRNEIWRRRVAAQRRLAARMANREG